AGGATCGTCCCGCTGGCATGGTCGCGGATCAGGAATAAGAACGGATGATCCACGCGAAACTCTTCGGGATGTTCCATGATGCTCTTGGTGACCATCTCCACGGCGGTGACGGCGGCGGCCTCCGTCCCCTCCTCGTTGACCTCCACGAAGGCCTTGTGCTTGATCTGGGCAATGCGGAGCTTGCCTTTGGGCCACCCCATGCCCCTGAAATCGGCAACGGGCATCTGGAACGCCTCGGCGATGCCCATCCGTTGGAAAGGCGGCACCAGGTCATAGCTGGTTTCGAGGTTGAACCGGGGCAGGTAGAGCCTTACCTTCCGGGGCTGCCGGCTGTCCAGGGCCGCCAGCCATTGCTTGAGGTTCGGTTCGGTCGCCTGCTCCTCCAGCGAGTTCAACCCATCCACCTGGTTGGGCAGCAGGATCACCATGGAAAGCCGCTCCCCCTGGTACGGCAGGCTGAGCGCGCGAAAACCGTTTTCCTTCAACAGCCTCAAGTCGGCGTTGCGCTGCATGAGGGGTACGGTCACCTGCCGGTCGTGTGAGACATTGAAGGGTGCATCGGCGGTGCGATCTTGATCGAACGGGAAGGCCCAGAGGCCTTTGAAGTAGATGGCGTTGAGGATCACGCAAACCGAATCACGGCTGAGTTCATCGAGAATCTTTTCGATTTTGTGTTCGGTCTTGTTTCTCACCCATGCGTTGATCGTCTCCAGATCGCCGGGAAAGATTTCGGCATCGTAATAGTCCTTTAAGAGGGTCTTGTAAGCCTGGCTCACATCATCACCCGTGAGCACCAATGCGTTGGCGACATTGAGCTTCTGCCCGGCCAGGTCCGAACCGTTGACCAACCCGGTGTTCAGCAGTTTGAAGGCCGGGTGAAGCTGGTCCTGATCGAGATCGAAGTGAAGCGCCCGCTTCATCTCTTCGGCCGTCTTGCCGCGGGCGCCGGCATAGGTCATGGCCATGGCCGCAGAGATGCTGTGGGGTGAGAAGAAAAGATTGTCTTCCCCGGTCGCCAGCTGTCGGTACAGCTGGACCGAGAAGGCGCGGTTGCCCTGGGTCAAAAGATCTTGCGAGGCGGTTTCCGAAGGGGCTGCGCCGCCGGCCGCCGACAGGGAGACGGCCACGAGGACGGTCAACAGAACCATTGAGACGATGGATGTGTATTTCATTGCGATTCCTTTTATTTTGAAAGGGTGGCGTCCTGACATCCTGAACCCTAACGACCGACGCATTCTAATATGGATGCACAGTGAAAACAACCGGCTATTTGCCGGCTATTTGCCGATCCAGGGATTCCACGGACTGCTATTCGTCAGTGTCCGTCCACAAATA
This Desulfatitalea tepidiphila DNA region includes the following protein-coding sequences:
- a CDS encoding serpin family protein; protein product: MKYTSIVSMVLLTVLVAVSLSAAGGAAPSETASQDLLTQGNRAFSVQLYRQLATGEDNLFFSPHSISAAMAMTYAGARGKTAEEMKRALHFDLDQDQLHPAFKLLNTGLVNGSDLAGQKLNVANALVLTGDDVSQAYKTLLKDYYDAEIFPGDLETINAWVRNKTEHKIEKILDELSRDSVCVILNAIYFKGLWAFPFDQDRTADAPFNVSHDRQVTVPLMQRNADLRLLKENGFRALSLPYQGERLSMVILLPNQVDGLNSLEEQATEPNLKQWLAALDSRQPRKVRLYLPRFNLETSYDLVPPFQRMGIAEAFQMPVADFRGMGWPKGKLRIAQIKHKAFVEVNEEGTEAAAVTAVEMVTKSIMEHPEEFRVDHPFLFLIRDHASGTILFMGRMVDPGR